In Kitasatospora sp. NBC_00240, the following are encoded in one genomic region:
- a CDS encoding SGNH/GDSL hydrolase family protein — protein sequence MADHQEILDPRSYAALGDSFTEGLDDPGPDGVFAGWADRLAGLLAERRPDGDFRYANLAVRGRLLDQIVAEQVPQVRRIAPDLVTFCAGGNDILRPGSDPDEVAERFEAAVLELREAAGTVLICTGFDTRGVPVLKHLRGRIATYNGHLRAIADRNGCAVADLWSLRAVHDRRAWSEDRLHLSPEGHQRVALLAARALGIPVEQDPDAPWPAQHVLSPAEQRRENIQWARSYLIPWVGRRLRGESSGDHVEAKRPELLPL from the coding sequence ATGGCCGACCACCAGGAGATTCTTGACCCACGTTCGTACGCCGCCCTCGGCGACAGCTTCACCGAGGGCCTGGACGACCCGGGACCGGACGGCGTCTTCGCCGGCTGGGCCGACCGGCTCGCCGGGCTGCTCGCGGAGCGCCGCCCGGACGGCGACTTCCGCTACGCCAACCTCGCCGTCCGCGGCAGACTGCTCGACCAGATCGTCGCCGAACAGGTGCCCCAGGTCCGGCGGATCGCGCCCGACCTGGTCACCTTCTGCGCCGGCGGCAACGACATCCTGCGGCCCGGCAGCGACCCGGACGAGGTGGCCGAGCGCTTCGAGGCGGCCGTCCTCGAACTGCGCGAGGCGGCGGGCACGGTACTGATCTGCACCGGCTTCGACACCCGCGGGGTGCCGGTCCTCAAGCACCTGCGCGGGCGGATCGCCACCTACAACGGCCACCTGCGGGCGATCGCCGACCGGAACGGCTGCGCGGTGGCCGACCTCTGGTCGCTGCGGGCCGTGCACGACCGCCGGGCCTGGAGCGAGGACCGGCTGCACCTCTCCCCGGAAGGCCACCAGCGGGTCGCGCTGCTCGCCGCCCGCGCCCTCGGCATCCCGGTCGAACAGGATCCGGACGCGCCCTGGCCCGCGCAGCACGTCCTCTCGCCGGCCGAGCAGCGCCGGGAGAACATCCAGTGGGCGCGCAGCTACCTGATCCCCTGGGTCGGCCGCCGGCTGCGCGGGGAGTCCTCCGGCGACCACGTCGAGGCCAAGCGCCCGGAGCTGCTCCCGCTCTGA
- a CDS encoding 3-oxoacyl-ACP reductase family protein — protein sequence MTAVLDGKVALVTGGSRGIGEAVALRLAEDGADVALTYLGNAERAADVVDRIKALGRRGLAVQADSADPAAVRAAVDLTAAEFGRLDILVNNAGTGVLGPVEELSAADVDRVLHVNVRAPFLAAQAVLRHMAEGGRIITIGSCMSERSAFAGGSLYGMSKSALNGLTRSLARELGPRGITANLVQPGPIDTDMNPADGPAGELQAGLTALGRFGQPSEVAAMVAHLAGDGGRYVTGSAILVDGGYAA from the coding sequence ATGACTGCGGTACTGGACGGCAAGGTGGCGCTGGTGACCGGCGGCAGCCGGGGGATCGGGGAGGCGGTGGCCCTGCGGCTGGCCGAGGACGGCGCCGACGTCGCGCTGACCTACCTGGGCAACGCCGAGCGGGCGGCCGACGTGGTGGACCGGATCAAGGCGCTCGGCCGCCGGGGCCTGGCGGTGCAGGCCGACAGCGCGGACCCGGCGGCCGTGCGCGCGGCGGTGGACCTGACCGCCGCCGAGTTCGGCCGGCTGGACATCCTGGTCAACAACGCCGGGACGGGCGTCCTCGGGCCGGTCGAGGAGCTGTCGGCCGCCGACGTGGACCGGGTGCTGCACGTCAACGTCCGGGCGCCCTTCCTGGCCGCCCAGGCGGTGCTGCGGCACATGGCCGAGGGCGGCCGGATCATCACCATCGGCAGCTGCATGTCGGAGCGCAGCGCCTTCGCCGGCGGGTCGTTGTACGGGATGAGCAAGAGCGCGCTGAACGGGCTGACCAGGTCGCTCGCCCGTGAGCTGGGCCCCCGGGGGATCACCGCCAACCTGGTGCAGCCCGGCCCGATCGACACCGACATGAACCCGGCCGACGGCCCGGCCGGTGAGTTGCAGGCGGGCCTGACCGCCCTCGGGCGGTTCGGGCAGCCCTCGGAGGTGGCCGCCATGGTGGCACACCTGGCCGGGGACGGCGGCCGGTACGTCACCGGCTCGGCGATCCTGGTGGACGGCGGGTACGCGGCCTGA
- a CDS encoding NAD(P)/FAD-dependent oxidoreductase, with protein sequence MPAEPTREHDALVIGAGVAGLACALDLRAAGLDVLLVERAEVVGGRVRTDRRGGFQLDHGFQVFNTSYPQVKRRLRLPELRLRPFTPGVLVQTPRGRLRFTDPTRRPGAAADLLPGRLGSARDIAALGLLGARDMLLPPAVLRRGRDTSTRAALAAAGVSPAMVEEFFRPFLSGVFLEADLETSARFFHLVWRSMLRGTLCLPDAGIGAVPAQLAAGLPAGVLRLGTPVRELTAAGAVLTDGTELPARAVVVATGPGAAGALLPGLPVPATRTVTTLYHAAPAPPLAEPTLLVDSARRVLNTVVLSEVAPGYATDGRALVSTSVLGAAADDREAEVRSALAGLYGTDTSGWEHLASYPVREALPAMPAPWPLIRSSRFGAGRYVCGDHRATGSLQGAMASGTRAAREVLQDLGR encoded by the coding sequence ATGCCGGCAGAGCCCACCCGAGAACACGACGCCCTGGTGATCGGCGCGGGGGTGGCCGGCCTGGCCTGCGCCCTCGACCTGCGGGCGGCCGGCCTGGACGTGCTGCTGGTGGAGCGGGCCGAGGTGGTCGGGGGCCGGGTGCGCACCGACCGGCGCGGCGGGTTCCAGCTGGACCACGGCTTCCAGGTGTTCAACACCTCGTACCCGCAGGTCAAGCGGCGGCTGCGGCTGCCCGAGCTGCGGCTACGCCCGTTCACCCCGGGCGTGCTGGTGCAGACCCCGCGCGGCCGGCTGCGGTTCACCGATCCCACCCGGCGCCCCGGGGCCGCCGCGGACCTGCTGCCCGGGCGGCTCGGGTCCGCACGCGACATCGCCGCCCTCGGCCTGCTCGGCGCCCGGGACATGCTGCTGCCGCCGGCCGTGCTGCGCCGCGGCCGGGACACCTCCACCCGCGCGGCCCTCGCCGCGGCCGGCGTCTCACCCGCCATGGTGGAGGAGTTCTTCCGCCCGTTCCTGTCCGGTGTCTTCCTGGAGGCGGACCTGGAGACCTCCGCGCGCTTCTTCCACCTGGTCTGGCGCAGCATGCTGCGGGGCACCCTCTGCCTGCCGGACGCGGGCATCGGCGCCGTACCGGCCCAGCTCGCGGCCGGCCTGCCCGCCGGGGTACTGCGGCTCGGCACGCCGGTGCGGGAGCTGACGGCCGCGGGGGCGGTGCTCACCGACGGCACCGAACTGCCGGCCCGGGCCGTGGTGGTGGCGACCGGCCCGGGCGCGGCCGGGGCGCTGCTGCCGGGCCTGCCGGTGCCGGCCACCCGTACGGTGACGACGCTGTACCACGCGGCGCCGGCTCCGCCGCTGGCCGAGCCGACCCTGCTGGTGGACTCGGCGCGGCGGGTGCTGAACACGGTGGTGCTCAGCGAGGTCGCGCCCGGGTACGCGACGGACGGCCGCGCGCTGGTCTCCACCTCGGTGCTGGGTGCGGCGGCGGACGACCGGGAGGCCGAGGTGCGCTCCGCACTGGCCGGGCTGTACGGGACGGACACCTCCGGCTGGGAGCACCTCGCCTCGTACCCGGTGCGGGAGGCGCTGCCGGCGATGCCGGCGCCGTGGCCGCTGATCCGCTCCAGCCGGTTCGGCGCGGGGCGCTACGTCTGCGGGGACCACCGGGCGACCGGCTCGCTGCAGGGGGCGATGGCCTCCGGGACGAGGGCGGCGCGTGAGGTTCTCCAGGACCTGGGCCGCTGA
- a CDS encoding MMPL family transporter: protein MTRSTRRTRFLIPLLLLVAWLGLGGTFGSYAGKLGEVSTNDSAAFLPQSAESTEVVRLRKAFERDATLPVVVVWQADGEGRITPEQRTAADSALRAAARVPGATGAVSPALPSEDGRALSGVVALRADLGRTVGDSVTAVRTQVQGVPGTTVGLAGPAALQSDLGSAFAGIDGILLGVALGVVLVILLAVYRSVVLPLLVIIGAVFALGVSCAIVYVLAKHGIVRVDGQIQGLLSILVIGAATDYALLLSARFREELQLRPDRWTAMRIAWRRSVEPITASGLTVALGLLVLLLSDLTNNRSLGPVGAIGIGCAVLSALTFLPAALVLLGRAAYWPARPPADGRVPVHGVWRRVAALVGRRPRATWVAALAVLAACAAFAPTLNAQGVPQSELFIKKQPSVTAQQLLSAHFPGGSGNPAVVIAEVGTAERTTAAAAAVPGVSGVRAYTGGAPDGPARVEDGRIRLDVTLADAADSDQAMATVQRLRAAVHAVPGADAKVGGYTAQQFDTRTTARHDRTKIIPVVLLCILAVLVLLLRSLVAPLLLAATVALSYLATLGVCAIVFPHVFGFTGTDPSVPLYGYVFLVALGVDYNIFLMTRVREESRRHGTREGVLRGLTATGGVITSAGVVLAATFAALGVIPLAFLAQIAFIVAFGVLLDTLLVRSLLVPALVYDLGERTWWPARLGPDGPGRPPQDGGSAEPAAAAPLADGVSG, encoded by the coding sequence ATGACGAGATCCACCCGCCGTACGCGATTCCTGATCCCCCTGCTCCTGCTGGTCGCCTGGCTGGGCCTCGGCGGCACCTTCGGCTCCTACGCCGGCAAGCTGGGCGAGGTCTCCACCAACGACAGCGCGGCCTTCCTCCCGCAGAGCGCGGAGTCCACCGAGGTGGTCCGGCTGCGGAAGGCATTCGAGCGCGACGCGACGCTGCCCGTCGTGGTGGTCTGGCAGGCCGACGGCGAGGGGCGGATCACCCCGGAGCAGCGGACCGCCGCCGACTCGGCGCTGCGCGCCGCCGCGCGGGTGCCCGGCGCGACCGGCGCCGTCTCGCCCGCCCTGCCCTCCGAGGACGGGCGGGCGCTGTCCGGCGTGGTGGCGCTCCGCGCCGACCTCGGCCGGACGGTCGGCGACAGCGTGACGGCCGTGCGGACGCAGGTCCAGGGGGTGCCGGGCACCACCGTCGGGCTGGCCGGGCCGGCCGCCCTGCAGAGCGACCTGGGCAGTGCCTTCGCCGGGATCGACGGGATCCTGCTGGGGGTGGCGCTCGGCGTCGTGCTGGTGATCCTGCTCGCGGTGTACCGCAGCGTGGTGCTGCCGCTGCTGGTGATCATCGGCGCGGTGTTCGCGCTCGGCGTCTCCTGCGCGATCGTCTACGTACTGGCCAAGCACGGGATCGTCCGGGTCGACGGCCAGATCCAGGGCCTGCTGTCGATCCTGGTGATCGGCGCCGCCACCGACTACGCCCTGCTGCTCTCGGCCCGGTTCCGCGAGGAGCTGCAGCTGCGTCCGGACCGCTGGACGGCGATGCGGATCGCCTGGCGCCGGTCCGTGGAGCCGATCACGGCCTCCGGGCTGACGGTGGCGCTCGGCCTGCTGGTGCTGCTGCTCTCCGACCTCACCAACAACCGGTCGCTGGGGCCGGTCGGAGCGATCGGCATCGGCTGCGCCGTGCTCTCCGCGCTGACCTTCCTGCCGGCCGCGCTGGTCCTGCTCGGCCGGGCCGCCTACTGGCCGGCCAGGCCGCCCGCCGACGGCCGCGTCCCGGTGCACGGCGTCTGGCGGCGGGTCGCCGCCCTGGTCGGCCGCCGGCCGCGGGCCACCTGGGTGGCCGCGCTCGCCGTGCTGGCCGCCTGCGCGGCGTTCGCCCCGACCCTCAACGCGCAGGGCGTGCCGCAGAGCGAACTCTTCATCAAGAAGCAGCCCTCGGTGACCGCCCAGCAGCTGCTGTCGGCGCACTTCCCCGGCGGGTCCGGCAACCCGGCCGTGGTGATCGCCGAGGTCGGGACGGCGGAGCGGACCACCGCCGCGGCTGCGGCCGTACCGGGGGTGAGCGGGGTCCGGGCCTACACCGGCGGCGCGCCGGACGGGCCGGCCCGGGTGGAGGACGGGCGGATCAGACTGGACGTCACCCTGGCGGACGCCGCCGACAGCGACCAGGCGATGGCCACCGTCCAGCGCCTGCGGGCGGCCGTGCACGCGGTGCCCGGCGCGGACGCCAAGGTCGGCGGGTACACGGCCCAGCAGTTCGACACCCGGACGACCGCCCGGCACGACCGTACGAAGATCATCCCGGTGGTGCTGCTCTGCATCCTGGCGGTCCTGGTCCTGCTGCTGCGCTCGCTGGTCGCCCCGTTGCTGCTGGCGGCCACCGTCGCACTCTCGTACCTGGCCACCCTCGGCGTCTGCGCGATCGTCTTCCCGCACGTGTTCGGCTTCACCGGCACGGACCCCTCGGTGCCGCTGTACGGGTACGTGTTCCTGGTGGCGCTCGGCGTGGACTACAACATCTTCCTGATGACCCGGGTCCGCGAGGAATCGCGACGGCACGGCACCCGGGAGGGCGTGCTGCGCGGGCTGACCGCCACCGGCGGGGTGATCACCTCCGCCGGCGTGGTGCTGGCGGCGACCTTCGCGGCGCTGGGTGTGATCCCGTTGGCCTTCCTGGCCCAGATCGCCTTCATCGTCGCCTTCGGGGTCCTGCTCGACACCCTCCTGGTGCGCTCGCTGCTGGTGCCCGCGCTGGTGTACGACCTCGGCGAACGCACCTGGTGGCCCGCCCGGCTCGGCCCCGACGGCCCGGGTCGCCCCCCGCAGGACGGCGGTTCCGCCGAGCCGGCCGCCGCCGCCCCGCTGGCCGACGGCGTCAGCGGCTGA
- a CDS encoding DUF2809 domain-containing protein yields MSDLRGDTGLVRVRAGAGAAAVLTLVAGLGVRAVAAGEMAKYAGDALYTVLLCALVVLLAPRSRPRSAAAVALAVSWAVEFAQLTDVPAELSGRSTLARLVLGSTFNPPDLFWYLVGALFAWSVHAAALSLARGGRRPHGAAAGP; encoded by the coding sequence ATGAGTGATCTCCGGGGGGACACCGGGCTGGTGCGGGTCCGGGCGGGCGCGGGCGCGGCGGCCGTGCTGACGCTGGTGGCGGGCCTGGGCGTCCGGGCGGTGGCCGCCGGGGAGATGGCCAAGTACGCCGGTGACGCGCTCTACACCGTGCTGCTCTGCGCACTCGTCGTGCTGCTCGCGCCGCGGAGCCGCCCGAGGTCGGCCGCCGCCGTCGCGCTGGCGGTCAGTTGGGCGGTGGAGTTCGCCCAACTCACGGATGTGCCGGCCGAACTGTCGGGGCGCAGCACCCTCGCGCGGCTGGTGCTCGGCTCCACCTTCAACCCGCCCGACCTGTTCTGGTACCTGGTGGGCGCGCTGTTCGCGTGGTCGGTGCACGCGGCGGCCCTGAGCCTCGCCCGCGGGGGCCGCCGGCCGCACGGTGCGGCCGCCGGCCCCTGA
- a CDS encoding aminoglycoside phosphotransferase family protein yields the protein MHSATKQQLGLEEIRAVVAASCAPGTEVTEVEELTGGTFNAAYRLTLGPSGRTAVLKISPPPATPLLTYEHGLMRTETEFYRLIGTQTEVTVPQVIAADFDRRLVDGDYLLMSHLAGTGWDRARPDLSDTDQARLRRDLGELTARLRAVRGTGFGYPQHGLLPGWRAAFGRMLDDVLADAARYAVALPVDPGSLLALVRERAWLLDAVTVPSLVHFDLWEGNVLLTEETGRPGISGVIDGERAFWGDPLADLVSPSLFGDIAADADFLAGYRAVVGPDFEITPEAAGRIDLYRIYLDVIMLVEATPRGYDPAGHEPFAELVRADLRAAVDRLREAPAGPTGD from the coding sequence ATGCACAGCGCCACGAAGCAACAGCTCGGCCTGGAGGAGATCCGCGCCGTCGTCGCCGCATCCTGCGCCCCGGGCACCGAGGTGACCGAGGTCGAGGAGCTCACCGGCGGCACCTTCAACGCCGCCTACCGGCTCACCCTCGGCCCGTCGGGGCGGACGGCCGTCCTCAAGATCTCGCCACCGCCGGCGACCCCGCTGCTCACCTACGAGCACGGGTTGATGCGGACCGAGACCGAGTTCTACCGACTGATCGGCACGCAGACCGAGGTGACGGTCCCCCAGGTGATCGCAGCCGACTTCGACCGGCGGCTGGTCGACGGCGACTACCTGCTGATGTCCCACCTTGCCGGGACCGGCTGGGACCGCGCCCGCCCCGATCTGAGCGACACCGACCAGGCCCGACTGCGGCGGGACCTCGGCGAGTTGACCGCCCGGCTGCGCGCCGTCCGGGGCACCGGCTTCGGCTACCCGCAGCACGGGCTGCTGCCCGGCTGGCGGGCTGCCTTCGGCCGGATGCTGGACGACGTGCTCGCCGACGCCGCCCGGTACGCCGTGGCCCTGCCGGTCGACCCGGGCAGCCTGCTGGCCCTCGTGCGTGAACGAGCCTGGCTGCTCGACGCGGTGACCGTCCCCTCGCTGGTCCACTTCGATCTCTGGGAGGGCAACGTCCTGCTCACGGAGGAGACCGGCCGGCCCGGGATCAGCGGTGTCATCGACGGCGAACGTGCTTTCTGGGGCGACCCGTTGGCCGACCTGGTCTCCCCCTCTCTGTTCGGCGACATCGCGGCGGACGCCGACTTCCTGGCGGGGTACCGCGCGGTGGTCGGGCCGGACTTCGAGATCACCCCGGAGGCCGCCGGGCGGATCGACCTGTACCGGATCTACCTGGACGTGATCATGCTGGTCGAGGCCACCCCGCGCGGCTACGACCCGGCCGGGCACGAGCCGTTCGCCGAACTCGTCCGGGCCGACCTGCGGGCCGCGGTCGACCGGCTCCGCGAGGCGCCCGCGGGGCCGACCGGCGACTGA
- a CDS encoding MerR family transcriptional regulator, whose product MAAVAAEGAGISTGALARRLGVSPTTIRSWERRYGIGPDRHNPGHHRRYLPPDVERLELMCRLTAQGLPPAEAARVCNRPSGAAPGADGAPAPVPAPEAPAEGRPANRIGGGHALPVGPAGALCRGLARAAVRLDDPAMHELLAAGFATHGVVATWEELAAPVLRAVGAKWAVSGGRYVEVEHLLSCAIGRALQRVGPDAPPEHSGRRAVLLAAAPDEMHVLPLQALGAALTERGIPVRLFGAAVPTVGLTAAVVRTGPAAVVLWSQSRTSADPRGLAMLSTAEWGPPGARQRAALYAAGPGWSGRDLPPGVARLHSLSQAVGELEPPAPAR is encoded by the coding sequence GTGGCCGCGGTGGCCGCGGAGGGCGCGGGGATCAGCACGGGCGCACTGGCCCGCCGGCTGGGGGTCTCGCCGACGACCATCCGCAGCTGGGAGCGCCGCTACGGGATCGGCCCCGACCGACACAATCCCGGCCACCACCGCCGGTACCTCCCGCCCGACGTCGAGCGGCTCGAACTCATGTGCCGGCTGACCGCCCAGGGGCTGCCGCCGGCCGAGGCCGCCCGGGTCTGCAACCGCCCATCCGGTGCCGCGCCCGGAGCAGACGGCGCGCCTGCACCCGTCCCCGCCCCCGAAGCCCCCGCCGAAGGCCGGCCGGCCAACCGGATCGGCGGTGGCCACGCCCTGCCGGTGGGCCCGGCCGGCGCGCTCTGCCGGGGGCTCGCCAGGGCGGCCGTCCGGCTCGACGACCCCGCGATGCACGAGCTGCTGGCCGCCGGCTTCGCCACCCACGGCGTGGTCGCCACCTGGGAGGAACTGGCCGCCCCGGTGCTCCGCGCCGTCGGCGCCAAGTGGGCGGTGTCCGGGGGCAGGTACGTGGAGGTGGAGCATCTGCTGTCCTGCGCGATCGGCCGCGCCCTGCAACGGGTCGGCCCGGACGCCCCGCCCGAGCATTCGGGCCGGCGGGCCGTCCTGCTGGCCGCCGCCCCGGACGAGATGCACGTCCTGCCGCTGCAGGCGCTCGGCGCCGCCCTCACCGAACGCGGCATCCCCGTACGGCTCTTCGGGGCCGCCGTGCCGACGGTGGGGCTGACCGCCGCGGTCGTGCGGACCGGCCCGGCCGCGGTCGTGTTGTGGAGCCAGAGCCGGACGAGCGCCGACCCCCGCGGCCTGGCCATGCTGAGCACCGCCGAATGGGGCCCGCCCGGCGCTCGCCAGCGGGCCGCCCTGTACGCCGCCGGACCGGGCTGGAGCGGCCGGGACCTGCCGCCCGGGGTCGCCCGGCTGCACTCGCTCTCCCAGGCGGTCGGCGAACTGGAGCCGCCCGCCCCGGCGCGCTGA
- a CDS encoding MarR family winged helix-turn-helix transcriptional regulator, whose product MTLPQQHAPVPGPETSGEDDGDRQNERRELGRLLQGLASEMNLLGHDFAASQGLHATDVQALLAVMRGAGPGQAAGPGAGPGPQGGTGPDAEAAAVTPGLLREELGITSGAVTAVLDRLERAGHVHRSRDSADRRQVRVHYNPGASRIATAWFTPVAERTDIVRADFTPAELQVVARFLGRMTEELAGLRQERRTRPEAGPETRSGARPDAG is encoded by the coding sequence GTGACCTTGCCCCAGCAGCACGCGCCGGTACCCGGGCCCGAGACCAGCGGCGAGGACGACGGCGACCGGCAGAACGAACGCCGGGAGCTCGGCCGGCTGCTCCAGGGGCTGGCCTCCGAGATGAACCTGCTCGGACACGACTTCGCCGCCTCGCAGGGCCTGCACGCCACCGACGTCCAGGCGCTGCTGGCCGTGATGCGCGGCGCGGGCCCCGGCCAGGCCGCGGGCCCGGGCGCGGGGCCCGGCCCTCAGGGCGGCACCGGGCCGGACGCGGAGGCCGCGGCCGTGACGCCGGGCCTGCTCCGGGAGGAGCTGGGAATCACCTCCGGCGCGGTGACCGCCGTACTGGATCGCCTGGAGCGGGCCGGCCATGTGCACCGCAGCCGCGACAGCGCCGACCGCCGGCAGGTCCGGGTGCACTACAACCCCGGCGCCAGCCGGATCGCCACCGCCTGGTTCACGCCGGTCGCCGAGCGCACCGACATCGTCCGGGCCGACTTCACACCGGCCGAACTGCAGGTGGTGGCACGGTTCCTGGGCCGGATGACCGAGGAACTCGCCGGCCTGCGCCAGGAGCGGCGGACCCGTCCCGAGGCCGGTCCGGAGACCCGCTCGGGCGCCCGCCCCGACGCCGGCTGA
- a CDS encoding DUF2252 domain-containing protein — protein sequence MLRQNATREQHAEFAPAADRPGAVEAIEASNAGRLEHLVPIRLGRMSATPFAFLRGSAGLMAADLAHTPTSGITAQLCGDAHAANFGLYGDARGRLVMDINDFDETVPGPWEWDLKRLAASLVLAAREVGADEQVARQAAFESAGSYRRTMRALAKLPALDAWNAVADEHLVAVTDAHELTEVLNKVSAKALGNTSARFAAKSTVREAEGHWRFTAAPPVLSQVPYELAASVAASLAPYADTVPAELRPLLSRHHVQDVAFRVVGTGSVGTRSYVVLLTDHRDKPLVLQVKEARPSVLLPHLARAGYPVREVPAHEGQRVVLGQKRMQVVSDTLLGWTTVDGLPYQVRQFRNRKGSVDPAALLPAQLDDYARITGALLARAHAHTAEPELISGYCGKSEALDEAVAAFAVAYADRTEADHADLVAAIRSGRLAAESGV from the coding sequence GTGCTGCGGCAGAACGCCACCCGGGAGCAGCACGCCGAGTTCGCCCCGGCCGCCGACCGGCCCGGCGCGGTCGAGGCCATCGAGGCCTCCAACGCCGGCCGGCTGGAGCACCTGGTGCCGATCCGGCTCGGCCGGATGTCGGCCACGCCGTTCGCCTTCCTGCGCGGCTCGGCCGGCCTGATGGCAGCGGACCTCGCGCACACCCCCACCAGCGGAATCACCGCCCAGCTCTGCGGTGACGCGCACGCGGCCAACTTCGGCCTGTACGGCGACGCCCGGGGCCGGTTGGTGATGGACATCAACGACTTCGACGAGACCGTGCCCGGCCCCTGGGAGTGGGACCTCAAGCGGCTCGCCGCCAGCCTGGTGCTCGCCGCGCGCGAGGTGGGCGCCGACGAACAGGTCGCCCGGCAGGCCGCCTTCGAGTCGGCCGGCTCCTACCGCCGGACGATGCGCGCGCTGGCCAAGCTGCCCGCGCTGGACGCCTGGAACGCGGTCGCCGACGAGCACCTGGTCGCGGTCACCGACGCCCACGAGCTGACCGAGGTGCTGAACAAGGTCTCGGCCAAGGCACTGGGCAACACCAGCGCCCGCTTCGCGGCCAAGTCCACCGTGCGCGAGGCGGAGGGACACTGGCGCTTCACGGCCGCTCCCCCGGTGCTCAGCCAGGTGCCGTACGAGCTCGCCGCGTCGGTCGCCGCCTCGCTCGCGCCCTACGCGGACACGGTGCCGGCGGAGCTGCGTCCGCTGCTCTCCCGGCACCATGTGCAGGACGTGGCCTTCCGGGTGGTCGGCACCGGAAGTGTCGGCACCCGTTCGTACGTGGTGCTGCTGACCGACCACCGGGACAAGCCGCTGGTGCTGCAGGTCAAGGAGGCCAGGCCGTCGGTGCTCCTCCCGCACCTGGCCAGGGCCGGCTACCCCGTCCGCGAGGTGCCGGCGCACGAGGGTCAGCGGGTGGTGCTGGGCCAGAAGCGGATGCAGGTGGTCAGCGACACCCTGCTCGGCTGGACCACCGTGGACGGACTGCCGTACCAGGTACGGCAGTTCCGCAACCGCAAGGGCAGCGTCGACCCGGCCGCGCTGCTGCCCGCCCAGTTGGACGACTACGCCCGGATCACCGGTGCGCTGCTCGCCCGGGCGCACGCGCACACCGCCGAGCCGGAGCTGATCAGCGGGTACTGCGGCAAGAGCGAGGCGCTGGACGAGGCGGTCGCCGCCTTCGCGGTGGCCTACGCCGACCGGACCGAGGCGGACCACGCCGATCTGGTCGCCGCCATCCGCAGCGGCCGGTTGGCCGCCGAGAGCGGGGTCTGA